From a region of the Aeoliella mucimassa genome:
- the tssF gene encoding type VI secretion system baseplate subunit TssF: MSDTLYPYYERELHFIRREAEDFGCQYPAAAGQLLLERNRSRDPHVERLIEAFALLSARVQKKLDDDFPEITDGMLSMISPHYLAPIPSLAIAQINPNPASPQVTGLTIPRGTGLRSASVEGTRCRYQSCYPLKIWPIEVASAELLPPPFDRDLSVPNGTAAILKIRLKTHADLQFEQLDIDSLRFHLSGDQALMATLYELLLNHVTSIALGDGTDFTNARHLPIGSTITPVGFSKNEGLLPYPAATDHAYRLLTELFAFSEKFSFVDINGIGKENLVGVGQTLELRLALNRCDDALLREVDAQTFRLGCTPIVNLFAKVCEPIRNTKKASEYLVVPDLNDRDGYEVYSVDNVTGVAGNKGTEYTSLFGLNHENSWHGPGEARYYWQDQRRDSLRHNDRGTDVYLRLVDLDCNPHHPTNETITVRATCTNRDMPMRLPTGNDGLRFELESAMPVGAVRCLQHPTAPNRAALGHAAKWRLISHLSLNHLSLSETTKSTEALQELLRLYDYADKHTDPQRAIANSEMIDGISNVTARRCVTRVGGALEGGVCRGVAVDLTLDDQRYRSVGSFLFASVLERFFAQYCNANSFTKLHFSTEQEGLKRVWGARSGEVELL, from the coding sequence ATGAGCGACACACTCTATCCCTACTACGAACGCGAGCTTCATTTCATTCGTCGTGAAGCGGAAGATTTCGGGTGCCAATACCCTGCGGCCGCCGGGCAGCTGCTGCTGGAACGCAATCGTAGTCGCGACCCGCATGTCGAACGATTGATCGAAGCGTTTGCTCTGTTGAGCGCACGCGTTCAAAAGAAACTCGACGACGATTTCCCCGAGATCACCGACGGCATGCTGTCGATGATCTCCCCTCACTACCTTGCGCCGATTCCTTCTTTGGCCATTGCGCAGATCAATCCCAATCCGGCGAGCCCGCAGGTTACTGGTTTGACCATTCCTCGGGGCACTGGCCTGCGTAGCGCTAGCGTCGAGGGTACTCGCTGTCGCTACCAGAGCTGCTATCCACTCAAGATCTGGCCGATTGAAGTTGCCTCGGCCGAGCTGCTACCGCCTCCCTTTGATCGCGACCTATCGGTTCCGAACGGAACCGCTGCCATCCTCAAGATTCGCCTGAAGACTCATGCGGACTTGCAATTCGAACAACTGGATATCGACTCCCTGCGTTTCCACCTGAGTGGCGACCAAGCTTTGATGGCAACGCTTTACGAGTTGCTTTTAAATCACGTTACTTCCATCGCACTGGGGGATGGAACTGACTTCACAAATGCGCGTCATCTGCCGATTGGCTCAACCATAACGCCGGTTGGTTTCTCGAAAAATGAAGGGTTACTCCCCTACCCTGCTGCGACGGACCATGCCTATCGGCTACTGACGGAGTTGTTTGCCTTCTCCGAGAAGTTCTCCTTTGTCGACATCAATGGAATAGGTAAAGAGAATCTCGTCGGCGTCGGCCAGACGCTTGAGCTTCGCCTCGCGTTGAATCGCTGCGACGATGCCTTGCTGCGAGAAGTCGATGCCCAAACCTTCCGGCTGGGATGCACTCCGATCGTCAACCTATTCGCGAAGGTGTGCGAACCCATTCGAAACACAAAAAAAGCCAGTGAATACCTGGTGGTGCCCGACCTGAACGATCGCGATGGCTACGAAGTGTACAGTGTCGACAACGTTACCGGGGTCGCCGGGAATAAAGGCACGGAGTACACCTCGCTGTTTGGGCTGAACCATGAGAACTCATGGCACGGCCCCGGCGAAGCCCGATACTACTGGCAAGATCAGCGACGCGACAGCCTTCGGCACAACGATCGTGGCACCGACGTTTACCTTCGTCTTGTGGACCTCGACTGCAATCCTCATCATCCTACCAACGAAACGATCACGGTTCGCGCGACCTGCACCAACCGCGACATGCCGATGCGGCTTCCTACCGGAAACGATGGACTGCGGTTCGAGCTAGAGTCGGCCATGCCTGTCGGTGCGGTACGGTGCCTGCAACACCCCACCGCTCCTAACCGGGCAGCGCTAGGACATGCGGCAAAATGGAGGCTCATATCGCATCTCTCACTCAATCATCTTTCACTTAGCGAAACAACCAAGTCCACCGAAGCGTTGCAAGAGCTCTTGCGACTTTACGACTACGCCGACAAGCACACCGATCCACAGCGAGCGATAGCCAACAGTGAGATGATTGATGGAATCAGCAACGTAACCGCGCGACGGTGCGTTACCCGGGTCGGCGGAGCCCTCGAAGGAGGCGTATGCCGAGGAGTGGCTGTCGACCTGACGCTCGACGATCAACGCTACCGCTCGGTAGGTAGTTTTCTGTTTGCTAGTGTACTGGAACGATTTTTTGCCCAGTACTGCAATGCCAACTCGTTTACAAAGCTCCACTTCTCAACTGAGCAGGAAGGACTTAAACGAGTGTGGGGGGCCCGTTCCGGTGAGGTAGAACTGCTATGA
- a CDS encoding GPW/gp25 family protein, which translates to MLATKSHPDLVPSLLDKLTLASYDVSSSVPADPVRGLLRDITDLLNTWTTADARTEGFDELASSITCYGAPLPSSLVIGTYDNQQAVGRRLEQLIVRFEPRIATAKVTVTPNRQQPTTCQLTIVATLTSNPDTTISADYSVNYRQGRAQVELVQS; encoded by the coding sequence ATGCTGGCGACAAAATCACATCCTGATCTAGTACCATCGCTTCTCGACAAGCTCACGCTCGCGAGTTACGACGTGTCGTCGTCTGTACCAGCGGATCCAGTCAGAGGGCTGTTGCGAGATATCACCGACCTGCTCAACACCTGGACAACCGCTGACGCCCGTACCGAGGGATTCGATGAGCTTGCTAGCAGCATTACCTGCTACGGTGCACCGCTGCCTTCTTCGCTAGTGATCGGCACCTACGACAATCAGCAAGCGGTGGGCCGTCGACTTGAACAACTGATTGTTCGCTTCGAGCCTCGTATCGCTACGGCAAAAGTGACCGTGACTCCCAATCGCCAGCAACCCACGACGTGTCAACTCACGATTGTGGCGACGCTCACCAGTAATCCCGACACGACAATCTCCGCAGACTACTCGGTTAATTACCGACAAGGGCGGGCTCAGGTGGAGTTAGTGCAATCATGA
- a CDS encoding Hcp family type VI secretion system effector gives MGNNGEPKSQGSIDYFLKIDGIEGESKDSKHAKEIQILGFTWGESQPVSIPYTSGGGSGKVTMQDLTFTMYACKASPKLFLSCAKGEHIKEATLVARKAGGSQEEFYQIKLEEVLVSSYNTSGGNGSTLPLDTVTLAFAKISYEYRPQKDKGALDTPVKAGWNLEENKAI, from the coding sequence ATGGGCAATAACGGCGAACCCAAATCGCAAGGCTCGATCGACTACTTCCTGAAGATCGATGGCATCGAAGGCGAATCGAAAGATTCGAAGCATGCCAAAGAGATTCAGATTCTGGGATTCACCTGGGGCGAAAGCCAACCAGTGAGCATCCCCTACACCTCCGGTGGTGGTAGCGGAAAGGTCACGATGCAGGACCTCACCTTCACCATGTATGCCTGCAAGGCCTCTCCCAAGTTGTTCCTGTCGTGCGCCAAAGGCGAACACATCAAGGAAGCAACTTTGGTAGCCCGCAAGGCTGGTGGTAGCCAGGAAGAGTTCTACCAAATCAAGCTCGAAGAAGTACTTGTGTCTTCGTACAACACCAGCGGTGGCAATGGCAGCACCTTGCCTCTCGATACGGTTACCTTGGCCTTTGCCAAGATTAGCTACGAGTATCGTCCTCAGAAGGACAAAGGTGCCCTCGATACCCCAGTGAAGGCTGGTTGGAACCTGGAAGAAAACAAGGCCATCTAG
- a CDS encoding eCIS core domain-containing protein: METPSNATFGNNHTGLPDNLKSGLENLSGYSMDDVRVYYNSAKPAQLQAHAYAQGTNIYLAPGQERHLPHEAWHVVQQKQGRVKPFTQLNGGTSLNIDAGLEKEADVMGARAMSV; the protein is encoded by the coding sequence ATGGAAACGCCAAGCAACGCGACGTTCGGGAACAACCACACTGGTCTACCCGACAACTTAAAGTCGGGCTTAGAAAATTTATCTGGTTACAGCATGGACGATGTAAGAGTCTACTATAACAGTGCAAAACCTGCTCAACTGCAGGCTCATGCCTATGCTCAAGGCACCAATATCTACTTGGCCCCCGGACAAGAGCGACACCTCCCTCACGAGGCGTGGCACGTCGTCCAACAGAAGCAAGGCCGTGTGAAACCCTTTACCCAACTCAACGGCGGCACCAGCCTCAACATCGATGCTGGATTGGAAAAAGAAGCCGATGTCATGGGTGCCCGCGCCATGAGCGTTTAA